The proteins below are encoded in one region of Acidobacteriota bacterium:
- a CDS encoding formylglycine-generating enzyme family protein — protein sequence MQRRISALVILLLLAVVSVFTQQVTQPSALSKKDIANLLNGGVSNSRIVSLVEKRGVSFDADAEYLQTLKAAGASDDVTKAVYAASMRAKEQREAAAAAASHEKAAPRPGGAKVNPKDGLTYVWIPPGTFQMGCSPGDSECGSDEEPAHTATITRGFWMGQTEVTQAAYQRVTGANPSHFHGDRLPVETVNWDEARSYCGAVGMRLPTEAEWEYAARAGSTSARYGDLDAVAWYRNNSGDQTDGVGQKQPNAWQLYDMLGNVWEWVNDWYGENYYGQSPAQDPSGPPSGEYRTLRGGSWSLVAKNSRGSYRSRNAPADRGISVGFRCVGE from the coding sequence ATGCAGCGGCGCATCAGCGCGCTCGTCATTCTGCTTCTGCTCGCCGTGGTGTCCGTATTCACTCAGCAAGTCACCCAACCGAGTGCTCTCTCGAAGAAAGATATCGCCAATCTTTTGAACGGTGGCGTGAGCAATTCCCGGATCGTCTCCCTGGTCGAGAAACGCGGCGTGAGCTTTGATGCGGACGCGGAATACCTGCAGACGCTGAAGGCCGCCGGCGCCTCCGACGACGTGACGAAAGCCGTCTATGCCGCCTCGATGCGGGCTAAGGAACAGAGAGAGGCCGCCGCGGCCGCCGCAAGCCACGAGAAAGCCGCGCCTCGCCCGGGAGGCGCGAAGGTGAATCCTAAAGACGGCCTGACCTACGTCTGGATCCCGCCGGGGACCTTCCAGATGGGCTGTTCGCCCGGGGACAGCGAGTGTGGCAGCGATGAGGAACCGGCACACACGGCGACCATCACCCGGGGTTTCTGGATGGGGCAGACCGAGGTGACGCAGGCGGCCTATCAGCGGGTGACAGGGGCGAATCCGAGTCATTTCCATGGCGACCGGCTGCCGGTGGAGACGGTGAACTGGGATGAAGCACGCTCCTATTGTGGGGCGGTAGGGATGCGGCTGCCGACGGAGGCAGAGTGGGAGTATGCGGCGCGGGCCGGGAGCACGTCAGCCCGCTACGGCGACCTCGACGCCGTCGCGTGGTACCGCAATAACAGCGGCGACCAGACGGACGGGGTTGGGCAAAAGCAGCCGAACGCGTGGCAGCTTTACGATATGCTGGGCAACGTGTGGGAGTGGGTGAACGACTGGTATGGCGAGAATTATTACGGCCAGTCTCCCGCGCAGGATCCGAGCGGGCCACCCTCGGGAGAGTATCGAACGCTGCGCGGCGGTTCGTGGAGCCTCGTTGCCAAGAACTCCCGCGGATCGTACCGCAGCAGGAACGCTCCGGCCGACCGCGGCATCAGCGTCGGTTTCCGGTGCGTGGGGGAATAA